The following proteins come from a genomic window of Streptomyces sp. NBC_01716:
- the rsfS gene encoding ribosome silencing factor — protein sequence MTATDRSTELINAAAQAAADRLAHDIIAYDVSDVLSITDAFLLASAPNDRQVKSIVDEIEERLSKELGAKPVRREGDRDARWILLDYVDIVVHVQHSEERVFYALERLWKDCPELPLPEDAVKTRGKGAEHADANGSMEGELS from the coding sequence GTGACCGCCACGGACCGCTCCACCGAGCTCATCAACGCCGCCGCCCAGGCGGCGGCAGACCGGCTCGCGCACGACATCATCGCGTACGACGTCAGTGACGTGCTGTCGATCACCGACGCGTTCCTGCTCGCATCCGCGCCCAACGACCGCCAGGTCAAGTCGATCGTGGACGAGATCGAGGAGCGGCTGTCCAAGGAACTCGGCGCCAAGCCGGTGCGCCGTGAGGGCGACCGCGACGCCCGCTGGATCCTCCTGGACTACGTCGACATCGTGGTCCACGTCCAGCACAGCGAGGAGCGGGTCTTCTACGCGCTCGAACGCCTCTGGAAGGACTGCCCGGAGCTGCCGCTTCCGGAGGACGCCGTCAAGACCCGTGGCAAGGGCGCCGAGCACGCGGACGCGAACGGCTCCATGGAAGGTGAGCTGAGCTGA
- a CDS encoding histidine phosphatase family protein: protein MNGGRGGRGRRVILWRHGQTAWNLERRFQGTTDIELTETGTAQARRSARLLASLRPDAIVASDLQRVVATAGELALLTGLTVSYDSALRETYAGAWQGLTHEEIVERFGEQYLAWKRGEPVRRGGGELETEVADRAAPVVLHHADKLPDNGTLVVVSHGGTIRTTIGRLLGLEAHHWEGLGGLSNCCWSILGEGVRGWRLQEHNAGTLPEPVLGDDD from the coding sequence CTGAACGGCGGCAGAGGCGGCAGAGGCCGCCGCGTCATCCTGTGGAGGCACGGCCAGACGGCCTGGAATCTGGAGCGCCGCTTCCAGGGCACCACGGACATCGAGCTGACGGAGACCGGCACCGCGCAGGCGCGCCGCTCCGCCCGGCTGCTGGCGTCGCTGCGGCCGGACGCGATCGTCGCCTCCGACCTCCAGCGCGTCGTGGCCACGGCCGGCGAGCTGGCCTTGCTGACCGGGCTCACCGTCAGCTACGACTCCGCGCTCCGCGAGACCTACGCGGGCGCCTGGCAGGGCCTGACCCACGAGGAGATCGTGGAGCGGTTCGGCGAGCAGTATCTGGCGTGGAAGCGCGGCGAGCCCGTACGGCGCGGGGGCGGCGAGCTGGAGACCGAGGTCGCCGACCGTGCCGCGCCCGTCGTGCTCCACCACGCGGACAAGCTCCCCGACAACGGCACGCTCGTCGTGGTCAGCCACGGCGGCACGATCCGCACCACGATCGGCCGGCTGCTCGGTCTGGAGGCGCACCACTGGGAAGGTCTCGGCGGGCTCTCCAACTGCTGCTGGTCCATCCTCGGCGAGGGCGTGCGGGGCTGGCGTCTTCAGGAGCACAACGCGGGGACGCTCCCCGAGCCGGTGCTCGGCGACGACGACTGA
- a CDS encoding glycosyltransferase 87 family protein, with the protein MTVLTSVFSRVTADRRSVLVGAAVCLLSFTGFWIAQRAAAVSMIDVMVYRAEGRTVLDGLDLYAMRATRAGLPTTYPPFAALLFTPLTLLGVPEMRTLATAGNLLLLIVFVHLSLRLTFRKAVRPGALLWVAAAAVWCEPVWTTLRYGQINLLIGIAVLWDLTRRDGHRWAGVGIGLATAVKLTPALFAVMLLITGLLRFREAGWNPWLRKTAVAVGAFLTATLASAVILPYDSRRFWTDIVFRADRVGRVEAAANQSLRGVFARVLHTIDPALWWLPVAAVVAVVGLAVSVTAARRGRTAEATVACAATALLISPISWSHHWVWCMPMVFLLVAHGRAEWAAATGMGFYSYALWRVPHGAVERLELDQNRTQMTLTALYPTMALGLLVYLSVAVREERPPVAHPSAREVTVAKQPTRPKRRTRTKEPAG; encoded by the coding sequence GTGACCGTACTCACTTCCGTATTCTCGCGGGTCACCGCCGACCGTCGTTCCGTCCTCGTCGGCGCCGCGGTCTGCCTGTTGTCGTTCACGGGGTTCTGGATCGCGCAGCGCGCCGCCGCGGTCTCGATGATCGACGTGATGGTCTACCGGGCCGAGGGCCGTACGGTGCTCGACGGACTCGACCTCTACGCGATGCGCGCGACCCGGGCGGGTCTCCCGACGACGTATCCGCCGTTCGCGGCACTGCTGTTCACACCGCTGACGCTGCTGGGCGTCCCGGAGATGCGCACGCTCGCCACGGCGGGCAATCTCCTGCTCCTCATCGTTTTCGTCCATCTGTCGCTGCGGCTGACGTTCCGGAAGGCGGTGCGGCCCGGCGCCCTGCTGTGGGTGGCGGCGGCGGCCGTCTGGTGCGAGCCGGTGTGGACGACCCTGCGTTACGGGCAGATCAATCTGCTGATCGGCATCGCGGTCCTGTGGGACCTCACTCGCCGTGACGGCCACCGCTGGGCGGGCGTCGGCATCGGTCTCGCCACGGCGGTCAAGCTGACCCCCGCGCTCTTCGCCGTGATGCTGCTGATCACCGGCCTGCTGCGGTTCCGCGAGGCGGGCTGGAACCCCTGGCTGCGGAAGACCGCGGTGGCGGTCGGGGCGTTCCTCACCGCCACCCTCGCGTCGGCCGTGATCCTGCCGTACGACTCCCGCCGCTTCTGGACCGACATCGTCTTCCGGGCGGACCGGGTGGGGCGTGTGGAGGCCGCCGCGAACCAGTCGCTGCGCGGAGTCTTCGCGCGGGTGCTGCACACGATCGATCCGGCCCTGTGGTGGCTCCCGGTGGCCGCCGTCGTCGCCGTGGTGGGGCTGGCGGTGTCGGTGACCGCCGCCCGGCGCGGAAGGACGGCGGAGGCCACCGTCGCCTGCGCGGCCACCGCACTGCTGATCAGCCCGATCTCCTGGTCGCACCACTGGGTCTGGTGCATGCCGATGGTGTTTCTCCTGGTGGCGCACGGGAGGGCGGAGTGGGCGGCGGCGACGGGGATGGGCTTCTACTCGTACGCGCTGTGGCGGGTGCCGCACGGCGCCGTCGAAAGGCTCGAACTCGACCAGAACCGGACGCAGATGACGCTCACGGCGCTCTATCCGACGATGGCGCTGGGGCTGCTGGTGTATCTGTCGGTCGCCGTCCGGGAGGAGCGGCCACCGGTGGCCCACCCGTCGGCGAGGGAAGTGACGGTGGCCAAGCAGCCGACGCGGCCGAAGAGACGGACACGGACGAAGGAGCCGGCCGGCTAG
- a CDS encoding putative RNA methyltransferase translates to MSNSPTAPDLWHRLLGVLRCPLCGGALTPPHGVPAPFKTLRLVRSLGCAEGHSFDVARQGYLSLLTGGANAANADSADMVTARTLFLKTGHYEPLARALAGTVEELCPPDGTVIDAGAGTGYYLATVLDALPEAVGLGLDVSKFALRRAAGAHPRAGAATWDIWKPLPVADGAADVVINVFAPRNGPEFRRVLRPDGALVVVTPTARHLGELPASLGMLSVDAAKEDRLHRTLSGHFRQERTDVVEREVTMTGQDVLNLILMGPSAHHLSPEDVHRSVASLDTPLAVTVSFLVSAYRPH, encoded by the coding sequence GTGTCCAACTCGCCCACCGCGCCCGACCTTTGGCACCGGCTGCTCGGTGTACTGAGGTGCCCGCTGTGCGGCGGAGCGCTCACACCCCCGCACGGCGTCCCGGCACCGTTCAAGACCCTCCGGCTCGTCAGGTCCCTCGGATGCGCCGAAGGCCATTCGTTCGACGTCGCCCGCCAGGGCTATCTCAGTCTGCTGACCGGCGGCGCGAACGCCGCGAACGCCGACAGCGCGGACATGGTGACGGCCCGGACGCTCTTCCTGAAGACCGGCCACTACGAGCCGCTCGCACGCGCGCTGGCCGGGACCGTCGAGGAGCTGTGCCCGCCGGACGGCACCGTCATCGACGCCGGGGCCGGCACCGGCTATTACCTCGCCACGGTCCTCGACGCGCTGCCCGAAGCCGTGGGACTGGGCCTCGACGTCTCCAAGTTCGCGCTGCGCCGGGCCGCCGGGGCGCACCCGAGGGCCGGTGCGGCGACCTGGGACATCTGGAAGCCGCTGCCGGTCGCCGACGGCGCGGCCGACGTCGTGATCAACGTCTTCGCGCCCCGCAACGGCCCGGAGTTCCGGCGCGTACTGCGCCCGGACGGCGCCCTCGTCGTCGTCACCCCCACCGCGCGCCACCTCGGCGAACTCCCCGCGAGCCTCGGCATGTTGTCGGTCGACGCCGCCAAGGAGGACCGGCTGCACCGCACACTGTCCGGTCACTTCCGGCAGGAGCGTACGGACGTGGTGGAGCGGGAGGTCACCATGACCGGCCAGGACGTGCTGAACCTGATCCTGATGGGGCCGAGCGCCCACCACCTCAGCCCCGAAGACGTGCACCGGAGCGTCGCCTCGCTGGACACTCCGCTCGCGGTGACCGTCTCCTTCCTGGTCTCCGCCTACCGGCCGCACTGA
- a CDS encoding NADH-ubiquinone oxidoreductase-F iron-sulfur binding region domain-containing protein, with translation MNAPLPDVPEVRVVGLPQLTQGFDLVERLDLAMHLKVHGPLEPLTGELLAQLAENISLRGRGGAGFPFGKKLRAVAKASIRRGVRPVVVINGSEGEPACRKDTVLLNRAPHLILDGALLAAEALGARTLVVAVTRNSTEISMRAALAERGLSDRRGQQLRARVVRTPERMVSGEASSVIRAVNGGPALPPGRRERAAESGVGGAPTLLSNAETYAQLAIGARIGARRYGHTGLDAEPGTVMLTVSGAVARPMVVEVPTGVPLRYVLQLAGAPPLPQGVLTGGYHGNWIDSVAAHDAVVSRESLSAVGGSLGAGAILPIGPETCPLGEALRVANWLAAETAGQCGPCKLGLPAAAGGLSDVLNGGGPAALEALREVTQAVRGRGACKHPDGSARFFMSTLSAFTDDLAAHVLDGGCGRDTTGVLPLPGPGYETAEESIPSGEKLAVDWTLCQGHGLCADIVPQLIRLGPDGFPALADAPVPMHLRGGAQRAVRRCPALALRIEQPAPQRPARQGGPAALPPGGGRKALGSGR, from the coding sequence GTGAACGCCCCTCTCCCCGATGTCCCCGAAGTCCGTGTCGTCGGCCTTCCCCAGCTGACACAGGGATTCGACCTCGTCGAGCGTCTCGACCTCGCCATGCACCTCAAGGTGCACGGGCCGCTGGAGCCGTTGACAGGGGAACTGCTCGCACAGCTCGCCGAGAACATCAGTCTGCGCGGACGCGGTGGCGCCGGATTCCCCTTCGGCAAGAAGCTGCGCGCCGTCGCCAAGGCGTCGATCCGGCGCGGGGTGCGCCCCGTCGTCGTCATCAACGGCAGCGAGGGCGAGCCTGCCTGCCGCAAGGACACGGTGCTGCTCAACCGCGCACCCCATCTCATCCTGGACGGCGCCCTGTTGGCGGCCGAGGCGCTCGGCGCGCGCACGCTGGTCGTCGCCGTCACCCGCAACTCCACCGAGATATCGATGCGGGCCGCGCTCGCCGAGCGCGGCCTGTCCGACCGGCGCGGGCAGCAGCTGCGGGCGCGGGTGGTCCGTACGCCCGAGCGCATGGTCTCCGGCGAGGCCTCGTCCGTCATCCGCGCGGTGAACGGCGGGCCCGCTCTGCCCCCCGGCCGCCGTGAGCGGGCCGCCGAGTCGGGTGTCGGGGGCGCCCCGACGCTGCTGTCCAACGCGGAGACGTACGCGCAGCTGGCCATCGGCGCCAGGATCGGCGCGCGCCGCTACGGGCACACCGGGCTCGACGCGGAGCCGGGCACCGTCATGCTCACCGTCTCCGGCGCCGTCGCGCGCCCGATGGTCGTGGAGGTGCCGACGGGAGTGCCGCTGCGGTACGTCCTCCAGCTCGCCGGCGCGCCTCCGCTGCCCCAGGGCGTGCTGACCGGCGGGTACCACGGCAACTGGATCGACTCCGTGGCCGCGCACGACGCCGTCGTCTCGCGCGAGTCACTCTCGGCGGTGGGCGGTTCGCTGGGCGCGGGCGCGATCCTGCCGATCGGCCCGGAGACCTGCCCGCTGGGTGAGGCGCTGCGGGTGGCCAACTGGCTGGCCGCCGAGACGGCCGGTCAGTGCGGCCCCTGCAAGCTCGGTCTGCCAGCCGCGGCGGGCGGCCTGAGCGACGTACTGAACGGGGGCGGTCCCGCCGCCCTGGAGGCGCTGCGCGAGGTGACCCAGGCGGTACGGGGGCGGGGAGCGTGCAAGCACCCCGACGGGTCCGCGCGGTTCTTCATGTCCACCCTCTCGGCCTTCACCGACGACCTGGCCGCTCATGTCCTGGACGGCGGCTGCGGGCGCGACACCACCGGCGTGCTGCCGCTGCCGGGCCCCGGTTACGAGACGGCCGAGGAGTCCATCCCGAGCGGCGAGAAGCTGGCCGTGGACTGGACGCTCTGCCAGGGGCACGGCCTCTGCGCCGACATCGTGCCCCAGCTGATCCGGCTCGGCCCCGACGGCTTTCCCGCGCTCGCCGACGCCCCCGTACCGATGCATCTGCGGGGCGGCGCCCAGCGTGCCGTACGGCGCTGCCCGGCGCTCGCGCTCCGTATCGAGCAGCCGGCGCCGCAGCGGCCCGCGCGGCAGGGAGGCCCGGCGGCCCTGCCGCCCGGGGGCGGCAGGAAGGCTCTGGGCAGCGGGCGTTGA
- the leuS gene encoding leucine--tRNA ligase → MSETNPAAAGAETTATTAPHRYTAAMAADIEARWQDFWDTEGTYEAPNPVGDLAGDPAVVARPKKYVMDMFPYPSGTGLHVGHPLGYIATDVYARHQRMSGYNVLHTLGFDAFGLPAEQYAISSGTHPRESTEAAMENMTRQLRRLGLGHDKRRSIATIDPEFYRWTQWIFVQIFNSWYDPDADRARPISELVARFESGERPTPDGRSWSGLTEKERADILGEYRLAYASEAPVNWSPGLGTVLANEEVTADGRSERGNFPVFKSKLRQWNMRITAYADRLLDDLDALDWPDAIKQQQRNWIGRSEGARVDFPVGDAGAITVFTTRQDTLFGATYMVLAPEHELVEKIVPAAWPEGTHDVWTGGHATPADAVGAYRKQAASKSDVERQAEAKDKTGVFTGAYATNPVNGERIPVFIADYVLMGYGTGAIMAVPAHDSRDFAFARAFELSMRCVVEPGDGRGTDPAEWDDAFASYEAKIVNSSSPALSLDGLGVVDAKAKITEWLAAEGIGEGTVNFRLRDWLFSRQRYWGEPFPVVYDEDGVAHSLPESMLPLELPEVDDYSPRTFDPDDADTRPETPLSRNEDWVAVELDLGDGRGVRRYRRETNTMPNWAGSCWYEMRYLDPRNTDNLVDPAVEQYWMGPREGMPHGGVDLYVGGAEHAVLHLLYARFWSKVLFDLGHVSSVEPFHKLYNQGMIQAFVYRDSRGIAVEANEVEEREDGYWFRGEKVSRLLGKMGKSLKNAVTPDEIFAEYGADTLRLYEMAMGPLDVSRPWDTRAVVGQYRLLQRLWRNVVDEATGEVTVVDIPEADIEVATLRALHKAIDGVGQDMATLRFNTAIAKITELNNHLTKVGGPVARSVADRLVLLVAPLAPHVAEELWRRLGHTGSVAHEAFPAADPAYVVDETVTCVVQIKGKVKARLEVSPSISDEELEALALGDAAVVGALGGAGIRKVIVRAPKLVNIVTA, encoded by the coding sequence ATGAGCGAGACGAATCCGGCCGCCGCCGGCGCGGAGACGACCGCGACGACCGCGCCGCACCGCTACACGGCTGCCATGGCCGCCGACATCGAGGCACGCTGGCAGGACTTCTGGGACACCGAAGGCACCTACGAGGCGCCGAACCCGGTCGGCGACCTGGCCGGGGACCCGGCCGTCGTCGCGCGCCCCAAGAAGTACGTCATGGACATGTTCCCGTACCCCTCCGGGACCGGCCTGCACGTGGGCCACCCGCTCGGCTACATCGCCACCGACGTCTATGCCCGCCATCAGCGCATGAGCGGCTACAACGTGCTGCACACGCTGGGCTTCGACGCCTTCGGCCTGCCCGCCGAGCAGTACGCGATCAGCAGCGGCACCCACCCCAGGGAGTCGACCGAGGCCGCCATGGAGAACATGACGCGGCAGCTGCGCCGGCTGGGCCTGGGGCACGACAAGCGGCGCTCGATCGCCACGATCGACCCCGAGTTCTACCGCTGGACCCAGTGGATCTTCGTACAGATCTTCAACTCCTGGTACGACCCGGACGCCGACCGGGCCCGCCCCATCAGCGAGCTGGTCGCGCGGTTCGAGAGCGGCGAGCGCCCGACGCCGGACGGCCGGAGCTGGAGCGGGCTGACCGAGAAGGAGCGCGCCGACATCCTGGGCGAGTACCGGCTGGCGTACGCCTCCGAGGCCCCCGTCAACTGGTCTCCCGGTCTGGGCACCGTCCTGGCGAACGAGGAAGTCACCGCCGACGGACGCTCCGAGCGCGGCAACTTCCCGGTGTTCAAGTCCAAGCTGCGCCAGTGGAACATGCGCATCACCGCCTACGCCGACCGGCTGCTGGACGACCTGGACGCGCTGGACTGGCCCGACGCGATCAAGCAGCAGCAGCGCAACTGGATCGGGCGCAGCGAGGGCGCGCGCGTCGACTTCCCGGTCGGCGACGCCGGCGCCATCACCGTCTTCACGACCCGTCAGGACACGCTGTTCGGCGCCACGTACATGGTCCTGGCGCCCGAGCACGAACTGGTCGAGAAGATCGTCCCGGCCGCGTGGCCCGAGGGCACGCACGACGTGTGGACGGGCGGCCACGCGACGCCCGCCGATGCCGTCGGCGCGTACCGCAAGCAGGCCGCCTCGAAGTCCGACGTCGAGAGGCAGGCCGAGGCGAAGGACAAGACAGGCGTCTTCACCGGCGCCTACGCGACCAATCCGGTCAACGGCGAACGGATTCCGGTCTTCATCGCGGACTACGTGCTGATGGGATACGGCACAGGCGCGATCATGGCCGTCCCGGCGCATGACAGCCGTGACTTTGCGTTTGCACGCGCATTCGAACTGTCGATGCGCTGTGTCGTGGAGCCGGGCGACGGCCGGGGCACCGACCCCGCCGAGTGGGACGACGCGTTCGCCTCCTACGAAGCGAAGATCGTCAACTCGTCTTCCCCCGCCCTGTCCCTGGACGGACTGGGCGTGGTCGATGCCAAGGCGAAGATCACCGAATGGCTGGCCGCCGAGGGCATCGGCGAGGGAACCGTCAACTTCCGGCTGCGTGACTGGCTGTTCAGCCGGCAGCGCTACTGGGGCGAGCCCTTCCCCGTCGTCTACGACGAGGACGGCGTCGCGCACTCGCTGCCCGAGTCGATGCTGCCGCTGGAGCTGCCCGAGGTCGACGACTACTCACCGCGTACGTTCGACCCGGACGACGCGGACACCCGGCCCGAGACACCGCTGTCGCGGAACGAGGACTGGGTCGCCGTCGAGCTGGACCTGGGCGACGGCAGGGGCGTACGGCGCTACCGCCGCGAGACCAACACCATGCCGAACTGGGCCGGTTCGTGCTGGTACGAGATGCGCTACCTGGACCCGCGCAACACGGACAACCTGGTCGATCCGGCCGTGGAGCAGTACTGGATGGGTCCGCGCGAGGGCATGCCGCACGGCGGCGTCGACCTGTACGTGGGCGGCGCCGAGCACGCCGTGCTGCACCTGCTGTACGCGCGTTTCTGGTCCAAGGTGCTGTTCGACCTGGGCCACGTCTCGTCGGTCGAGCCGTTCCACAAGCTCTACAACCAGGGCATGATCCAGGCCTTCGTCTACCGCGACAGCCGCGGTATCGCGGTCGAGGCCAACGAGGTCGAGGAGCGGGAGGACGGCTACTGGTTCCGGGGCGAGAAGGTCAGCCGGCTGCTGGGCAAGATGGGCAAGTCCCTGAAGAACGCGGTCACTCCGGACGAGATCTTCGCCGAGTACGGCGCCGACACGCTGCGGCTGTACGAGATGGCGATGGGGCCGCTGGATGTGTCGCGGCCGTGGGACACCCGTGCGGTGGTGGGCCAGTACCGGCTGCTGCAGAGGCTGTGGCGCAACGTCGTGGACGAGGCGACCGGTGAGGTCACGGTCGTCGACATCCCGGAGGCCGACATCGAGGTGGCGACGCTGCGTGCCCTGCACAAGGCGATCGACGGGGTCGGCCAGGACATGGCGACGCTGCGCTTCAACACCGCCATCGCGAAGATCACCGAGCTGAACAACCATCTGACCAAGGTGGGCGGGCCGGTGGCCCGCTCGGTCGCCGACCGGCTGGTGCTGCTGGTGGCGCCGCTGGCGCCGCACGTCGCCGAGGAGCTGTGGCGCAGGCTGGGGCACACCGGCTCGGTCGCGCACGAGGCGTTCCCGGCCGCCGATCCCGCGTACGTGGTGGACGAGACCGTCACCTGCGTCGTACAGATCAAGGGCAAGGTCAAGGCGCGGCTGGAGGTCTCCCCGTCGATCTCGGACGAGGAGCTGGAAGCGCTGGCGCTGGGTGATGCCGCGGTGGTCGGGGCGCTGGGCGGCGCGGGGATCCGCAAGGTGATCGTGCGGGCGCCGAAGCTGGTCAACATCGTGACCGCGTAG
- a CDS encoding DegV family protein yields the protein MSRHVAIVTDSTAYLPPQAMERHGITAVPLTVVLGDRALEEGTEISARSLALALQKRRSVTTSRPSPEVFAAAYRAAADAGATGIVSLHLSAEFSGTYDAAVLASRDAPVPVRVVDTGMVAMALGFCALAAAETAEADGTLDEAVAAAEKRAAGTYAYFYVDTLDYLRRGGRIGTAQALLGSALAVKPLLQLDGGRIELLEKVRTASKAIARLEEIVAERAGAGQVDIAVHHLAAHERAAALAERLRERVPGLAEMHVSEVGAVIGAHTGPGLLGAVVSPR from the coding sequence ATGTCCCGCCATGTCGCGATCGTCACCGATTCAACGGCCTACCTGCCGCCCCAGGCGATGGAACGCCATGGCATCACCGCGGTGCCGCTGACCGTCGTACTCGGCGACCGGGCGCTCGAAGAGGGCACCGAGATCTCGGCGAGATCGCTCGCTCTCGCGCTGCAGAAACGGCGCTCCGTGACGACGTCGCGGCCGAGCCCCGAAGTCTTCGCCGCCGCGTACCGGGCAGCCGCCGATGCCGGGGCGACGGGCATCGTCTCCCTGCATCTGTCGGCGGAGTTCTCCGGGACGTACGACGCCGCGGTTCTCGCATCGAGGGACGCGCCCGTGCCGGTACGGGTGGTGGACACCGGGATGGTCGCGATGGCGCTCGGTTTCTGTGCCCTGGCGGCGGCGGAGACGGCGGAGGCGGACGGCACGCTGGACGAGGCGGTGGCAGCCGCCGAGAAGCGGGCGGCCGGGACGTACGCGTACTTCTACGTCGACACCCTGGACTATCTGCGGCGCGGGGGCCGGATCGGCACCGCGCAGGCGCTGCTCGGCTCGGCGCTCGCCGTGAAGCCGCTGCTCCAACTGGACGGCGGGCGGATCGAGTTGCTGGAGAAGGTGCGGACGGCGTCGAAGGCGATCGCGCGCCTGGAGGAGATCGTCGCCGAGCGGGCGGGAGCCGGGCAGGTCGACATCGCGGTGCATCATCTCGCCGCGCACGAACGGGCCGCCGCGCTCGCCGAACGGCTGCGGGAGCGGGTGCCGGGTCTCGCGGAGATGCATGTGAGCGAGGTGGGCGCGGTGATCGGGGCGCACACCGGGCCGGGGCTGTTGGGGGCCGTGGTCTCGCCGCGCTGA
- a CDS encoding ComEA family DNA-binding protein produces MTLRSHSVTSGPGRAPTSDGRVRAARGARHGRGRPIVSTAPRSRRRRAGTTPATTALRRRADALFAVGPGAVAGGGLADAGAARVAAAVGGPAPAPVAVPAPAPTPAPPLSPTPVVPEAGRRERAWSAVRDRLPLWVQLRCGLEPKTLAALVVVLVVAAVLAAQHFWSGRPQSVSAPETVREEVAATGPVREPAPSPGPPPTAAASSGKRVVVDVSGKVRSPGVHRLPAGSRVTDALRAAGGVRPGADLTGLNRARVLMDGEQVVVGGPAPPGQPAPGAGAAGPGPSGPGPGGSPVSLSTATVEQLDTLPGVGPVLAQHIVDYRTQHGGFRSVDELREVNGIGERRFADIEPRVQP; encoded by the coding sequence ATGACTCTCCGATCACACTCCGTGACCAGCGGCCCCGGCCGTGCTCCGACGTCCGACGGCCGTGTCCGCGCTGCGCGAGGGGCGCGGCACGGTCGGGGCAGGCCGATCGTCTCCACCGCGCCGCGCTCGCGTCGCAGGCGCGCGGGGACGACACCTGCGACGACGGCCTTACGCCGCCGGGCCGACGCTCTCTTCGCCGTGGGGCCGGGCGCTGTGGCGGGCGGCGGGCTCGCCGACGCCGGGGCGGCTCGGGTGGCCGCCGCGGTGGGCGGGCCGGCCCCGGCTCCGGTGGCGGTTCCGGCGCCCGCGCCGACTCCGGCACCACCTCTTTCGCCGACTCCGGTCGTTCCGGAGGCCGGGCGGCGCGAGCGGGCGTGGTCGGCCGTACGGGACCGGTTGCCGTTATGGGTGCAGCTCAGATGTGGGCTGGAGCCGAAGACACTCGCGGCGCTGGTGGTGGTGCTGGTCGTCGCGGCTGTGCTGGCGGCCCAGCATTTCTGGTCCGGCCGGCCGCAGTCGGTCAGCGCGCCGGAGACGGTCCGTGAAGAGGTGGCCGCGACCGGGCCGGTGCGGGAACCCGCACCGTCGCCGGGGCCACCTCCAACCGCCGCCGCGTCGTCGGGCAAACGCGTGGTGGTCGATGTCAGCGGCAAGGTGCGCAGCCCCGGTGTCCACCGGCTGCCCGCCGGGTCGAGGGTCACCGACGCGCTGCGGGCCGCCGGGGGAGTCAGGCCCGGCGCCGATCTGACCGGGCTCAACCGGGCACGCGTGCTGATGGACGGTGAGCAGGTGGTCGTCGGCGGCCCCGCGCCACCGGGTCAGCCCGCGCCCGGCGCGGGCGCGGCGGGGCCCGGCCCAAGCGGCCCGGGTCCCGGCGGGTCGCCCGTGAGTCTCAGCACCGCCACTGTGGAACAGCTCGACACGCTGCCAGGCGTCGGCCCCGTGCTCGCGCAGCACATCGTCGACTACCGCACCCAGCACGGCGGATTCAGGTCCGTCGACGAGCTGCGCGAGGTGAACGGGATCGGCGAACGCCGGTTCGCCGACATCGAGCCCCGCGTGCAGCCGTGA